A genomic window from Salvia miltiorrhiza cultivar Shanhuang (shh) chromosome 5, IMPLAD_Smil_shh, whole genome shotgun sequence includes:
- the LOC131024930 gene encoding CBL-interacting serine/threonine-protein kinase 25-like translates to MAAEAKKILFGKYEMGALLGRGAFAKVYLGRRLPPAAEETVAIKVIKKDEAIKSEKMMEQITREIAVMRRVRHPNVVELKEVMATRSKIFIVMEYAAGGALLSSVPRGRRLDEAAARRYFQQLVGAVDFCHSRGVFHRDIKPENLLLGADGRLKISDFGLSALYDNSGADGGGLLHTRCGTPAYAAPEVLRTKGYDGTKADIWSCGVVLYVLLAGFLPFDDRNLTVMFKKAIRSQYSFPPWFSTEAKRLVMKLLDPNPGKRISISGIMRVAWFKRGLQNPNSISMLEFTMLDDETEVTMIKKSPSSPAMLNAFQLISSMPTGRLDLSDTLVASHRRGDFTFTSRRSAKVTLGKIEMVGKKLGFRVARLKDLKLMLLGAVEGRKGRLSVTAEVFKVAPEVTVVEFTKVSGDTLECVRFREDDIRPGLKDIVWTWQGDSSFKCCDQISAQEMV, encoded by the coding sequence ATGGCAGCTGAAGCCAAGAAAATCCTCTTCGGGAAATACGAAATGGGAGCCCTTCTCGGCCGCGGCGCCTTCGCCAAAGTGTACCTCGGCCGCCGCCTCCCGCCGGCCGCTGAGGAGACGGTGGCGATCAAGGTGATCAAGAAAGACGAAGCGATCAAGAGCGAGAAAATGATGGAGCAAATCACGCGCGAGATCGCCGTGATGCGGCGCGTGCGCCACCCCAACGTCGTCGAGCTCAAGGAGGTGATGGCCACCAGGTCCAAGATCTTCATCGTCATGGAGTACGCCGCCGGCGGCGCGCTCCTCTCCTCGGTGCCGCGCGGCCGCCGCCTCGACGAGGCCGCCGCGCGCCGCTACTTCCAGCAGCTCGTCGGCGCCGTCGACTTCTGCCACAGCCGCGGCGTCTTCCACCGCGACATCAAGCCGGAGAACCTCCTCCTCGGCGCCGACGGCCGCCTCAAGATCTCCGACTTCGGCCTCTCGGCGCTCTACGATAATTCCGGCGCCGACGGCGGCGGCCTCCTCCACACCCGGTGCGGCACCCCGGCCTACGCGGCGCCGGAGGTGCTCCGGACCAAGGGCTACGACGGCACCAAGGCGGATATATGGTCGTGCGGCGTCGTTTTGTACGTCCTCCTCGCCGGATTCCTCCCCTTCGACGACCGGAATCTCACCGTCATGTTCAAGAAGGCGATTAGGTCACAATACTCATTTCCGCCGTGGTTCTCCACCGAAGCGAAGCGTTTGGTGATGAAATTGTTGGATCCGAATCCGGGTAAACGGATCTCGATTTCGGGTATTATGCGGGTCGCATGGTTCAAAAGGGGTTTGCAAAACCCTAATTCTATCTCCATGCTAGAATTTACTATGCTTGATGATGAAACTGAGGTTACGATGATCAAGAAATCCCCCTCTTCTCCGGCGATGTTGAATGCGTTTCAGTTGATTTCATCGATGCCGACCGGCCGTCTCGACCTCTCGGACACTTTGGTGGCGAGCCATCGGAGAGGGGACTTCACATTTACCTCTAGGCGTTCGGCTAAGGTGACGCTAGGGAAAATTGAGATGGTTGGGaagaaattagggtttagggttgcGAGGTTGAAGGACTTAAAGTTGATGTTGTTGGGGGCGGTGGAGGGCCGGAAGGGGCGGCTCTCGGTCACGGCGGAGGTGTTCAAGGTGGCGCCGGAGGTGACAGTGGTCGAGTTTACGAAAGTTTCCGGCGACACTTTGGAGTGTGTTAGGTTTCGTGAAGATGATATTAGGCCGGGGTTGAAGGATATAGTTTGGACATGGCAAGGGGATAGTAGTTTCAAGTGTTGCGATCAAATTAGTGCTCAAGAAATGGTCtaa